A window from Fragaria vesca subsp. vesca linkage group LG5, FraVesHawaii_1.0, whole genome shotgun sequence encodes these proteins:
- the LOC101291921 gene encoding uncharacterized protein LOC101291921 has product MNMKMGLLNTAACVVLVVVSQLVAVSLGDYISTVSEAYLSALGDPGMKNPNVRVALEAWNFCNEVGVEAPNMGSPRLADCADLSCPPITDTIGRAPLGFKSDCVIRHRVNESDNNLKAGDKFPVSNFTPYTNPNLYATEKELYLASLCEVNDSSSDPWQFWMIMLKNGNFDKNTTLCPENGKQVSRIVTDRNFPCFGRGCMNQPLVYHNFSRLVSYGDQNLSLTGGFYGSYDLDADLGKGIGNNSYFSVSWQKNLSTGSWIFSHRLTTSAKYPWLMLYLRSDATKGPNGGYHYDGRGIMRQLPVSPDFKVRLRLDVKQGGGSNSQFYLLDIGSCWKNNGKPCDGDVLTDVTRYSEMIINPATTNWCRPDNLVSCPPYHVTQTGNRIYRNETSRFPYAAYHLYCAPGNAKYLEKPFDICDPYSNPQAQELVQILPHPEWSVHGYPEKKGDGWIGDPRTWELDVGALSSQLYFYQDPGTEPAKRVWSSLNVGTEIYVSRPGETAEWTVSEFDVLVPEGVGDTGTMPY; this is encoded by the exons ATGAACATGAAAATGGGTCTTCTCAACACAGCAGCCTGTGTTGTTTTGGTTGTTGTTAGTCAGCTGGTTGCGGTGAGTCTAGGTGATTATATAAGCACAGTCTCGGAGGCTTACTTATCGGCACTAGGAGACCCAGGCATGAAGAACCCGAATGTTAGAGTTGCATTGGAAGCTTGGAACTTCTGCAATGAAGTTGGAGTTGAAGCACCCAACATGGGCAGCCCCAGGCTGGCCGATTGTGCTGACCTCTCTTGCCCACCAATCACTG ATACTATTGGTCGTGCTCCTCTAGGATTTAAGAGTGATTGTGTGATTCGTCATAGAGTAAATGAATCAGACAACAACTTAAAGGCTGGTGATAAGTTTCCTGTTAGCAATTTTACGCCATATACAAACCCCAACTTGTATGCAACAGAAAAGGAGCTGTATCTTGCCTCTCTATGTGAGGTCAATGATTCTTCATCAGATCCGTGGCAGTTTTGGATGATCATGCTTAAGAATGGGAATTTTGACAAGAACACTACTCTTTGTCCTGAAAATGGCAAGCAGGTAAGTAGAATTGTAACGGATAGGAATTTTCCATGTTTTGGTAGAGGTTGTATGAATCAGCCACTTGTTTACCATAACTTCTCGAGATTAGTATCTTATGGGGACCAAAATTTGTCCTTAACTGGAGGATTTTATGGAAGTTATGATCTTGATGCCGACTTGGGAAAAGGTATAGGGAACAACTCCTACTTTTCAGTCTCATGGCAGAAAAACTTGAGCACCGGAAGTTGGATTTTCTCACACAGATTGACAACATCTGCCAAGTATCCTTGGCTAATGTTGTACCTACGTTCAGATGCAACAAAAGGACCTAATGGTGGTTATCACTATGATGGCCGTGGCATCATGAGACAG TTGCCAGTCTCCCCAGACTTTAAAGTAAGACTGAGACTTGATGTTAAGCAAGGGGGAGGTTCAAACAGCCAATTTTATCTCCTTGATATAGGAAGCTGTTGGAAGAACAATGGAAAACCATGCGATGGTGATGTATTGACAGATGTGACTAGATACAGTGAAATGATAATAAACCCAGCAACTACAAACTGGTGCCGTCCAGATAACCTTGTCTCCTGCCCACCTTACCATGTTACTCAAACTGGTAATAGGATATATAGAAATGAAACATCTAGGTTTCCATATGCTGCTTATCATCTCTACTGTGCTCCTGGTAATGCAAAATACTTGGAGAAACCATTTGACATATGTGACCCATATAGCAACCCACAAGCACAAGAATTGGTGCAAATTCTTCCCCACCCTGAATGGTCTGTACATGGCTATCCTGAAAAGAAAGGAGATGGATGGATTGGAGATCCCAGGACATGGGAGCTTGATGTTGGTGCACTCTCTAGCCAGTTGTATTTCTACCAG GACCCAGGAACAGAACCAGCAAAGCGAGTATGGTCTTCACTTAATGTCGGTACAGAAATATATGTCAGTCGCCCAGGCGAGACCGCGGAATGGACTGTAAGTGAATTTGATGTCTTAGTTCCTGAAGGTGTTGGAGATACTGGCACTATGCCTTACTGA